A DNA window from Streptomyces parvus contains the following coding sequences:
- a CDS encoding Eco57I restriction-modification methylase domain-containing protein, translating to MSAVTRNQVFTAVHTVGGLLPADMLVRISEGKDVPGSKPSDYGLPSSRSVRDEAERSWEYLKPLWRELRKHLPEDRETGDPAADATGRAGSDWLAPLWRELGFGPLTQVGAAGIAADSDAEKKFPVSHRWQHALIHQTPWNANLDKRPGGVGTVPPQSMLQECLNRTEAHLWGVLTNGRQVRLLRDSSALATASYVEFDLEAIFDGELFSEFVLLYRVLHVSRFDVAEEAPPSACRLEKWRTEAIASGTRALDQLRKGVQDAITALGTGFLRHPENSALREDVRPKALQAALLRLVYRLLFVFVAEDRDALLSPKTDPQARERYEAYFSSARLRAHARKRRGTAHGDLYEALRIVLDALGDEKGRPELGLPGLGGLFNDTDADAPLRGLKLSNEALLTAVRHLSQVRDGSSGRWRAVDYRHLDAEELGSVYESLLELEPKHSTADRTFTLVEVAGNTRKTTGSYYTPSSLIECLLDSTLDPVIRDAVKRGEEAASESGAADPADAIVDELLSLTVCDPACGSGHFLVASARRIAKQVAAVRERNPEPTLDAVRHALHEVVARCIYGVDLNPMAVELAKVSLWLEALEPGKPLGFLDAHVKHGNGLIGATPKLLRDGIPDDAFIATEGDDKKHAKALEKINQQERIGQGSLFDISDESVQVANTVFARGLRSITLAQAEELADVRRQEEAYEEWAGSSAYQRARLVADAWCAAFVWLKTPEGPRAVTHSVFKALEDPSGGGVAAETGVEIERLRDRYNFFHWHLEFPEVFSVPENGQGVSSETGWAGGFDSVVGNPPWDSVDFREQEFFAHRAPEIAEASRASVRKNMIETLKHSPDTLSLFEEFQAGKRKVYAESHFLRRSGRVPLTGQGNLNTYSVFTETDRVLLGPKGRAGVIVPTGIVTDARTQYFSKDLVQSGSIAVLYDFENAAPLFPGVHRSFKFSILSITGRSLCEPAARFAFFLHDPAELDDAEKAFALTPEEIELLNPNTGTLPIFRSRRDAEVTLRMYRQLPVFWKEGQPSSNPWGTSFLRMYDMGHDSALLNPRQDLEAFGWTLEGNVFTRHGERMLPLYEAKMLHHYDHRWATYGTEDDTRPLPPEEKDDSEALVLPRYWVSEEDTPSGKFDKNGEEIPVAGVRKRLAEKEWPNSFLLGWRDICRSTDERSMISALMPMVGVGHKFLLAMSLSPELLGAAWSSFAFDYAARQSIGGTSMSFFIVKQLPVPTPTQLSPHSSFIVPRVLELVYTANDMKSLATYLGDTGSPFHWNQKRRQQIRAELDSLFFHLYGISREDADYILDTFPIVRRKDEAKHGSYRTKELILAEYDRMAAAGLTLETPLIEGENYTSTLAPPPGHGPRHPA from the coding sequence ATGTCCGCCGTCACCCGCAACCAGGTGTTCACCGCCGTCCACACGGTCGGGGGGCTGCTGCCCGCCGACATGCTGGTACGGATCTCCGAGGGCAAGGACGTCCCCGGCTCGAAGCCCTCCGACTATGGCCTGCCGTCCTCCCGATCGGTACGCGACGAGGCCGAGCGCAGCTGGGAGTACCTGAAGCCGCTCTGGCGCGAGCTGCGCAAACACCTGCCCGAGGACCGCGAGACGGGCGACCCGGCGGCCGATGCAACCGGTCGTGCCGGCAGTGACTGGCTGGCCCCGCTCTGGCGCGAGCTCGGCTTCGGCCCGCTGACGCAGGTCGGGGCGGCGGGCATCGCCGCCGACTCGGACGCGGAGAAGAAGTTCCCGGTCTCCCACCGATGGCAGCACGCGCTGATCCACCAGACGCCCTGGAACGCCAACCTGGACAAGCGCCCCGGCGGCGTGGGCACGGTGCCGCCGCAGTCGATGCTCCAGGAGTGCCTGAACCGCACGGAGGCCCACCTGTGGGGCGTTCTGACGAATGGCCGTCAGGTACGGCTGCTGCGTGACTCCAGCGCGCTGGCCACGGCCTCGTACGTCGAGTTCGACCTCGAAGCGATCTTCGACGGCGAGCTGTTCAGCGAGTTCGTGCTGCTGTACCGGGTGCTGCACGTGTCGCGGTTCGACGTGGCGGAGGAAGCGCCGCCGTCCGCGTGCCGGCTGGAGAAGTGGCGCACGGAGGCCATCGCGTCCGGCACCCGCGCCCTGGACCAGCTCCGCAAGGGCGTCCAGGACGCGATCACCGCGCTGGGTACGGGCTTCCTGCGGCACCCGGAGAACTCGGCCCTGCGCGAGGACGTCCGCCCGAAGGCGCTCCAGGCCGCGCTGCTGCGGCTTGTCTACCGGCTGTTGTTCGTCTTCGTGGCCGAGGACCGCGACGCGCTGCTGTCGCCGAAGACGGACCCGCAGGCACGCGAGCGGTACGAGGCGTACTTCTCTTCGGCCCGGCTGCGTGCGCACGCGAGGAAGCGGCGGGGCACGGCACACGGTGACCTGTACGAGGCCCTGCGCATCGTCCTCGACGCCCTCGGCGACGAGAAGGGCCGCCCCGAACTGGGCCTGCCCGGTCTCGGCGGCCTCTTCAACGACACGGACGCGGATGCGCCGTTGCGCGGGCTGAAGCTGTCGAACGAGGCGCTGTTGACCGCCGTACGGCACTTGTCGCAGGTGCGGGACGGCAGCTCGGGGCGCTGGCGGGCGGTGGACTACCGGCACCTGGACGCGGAGGAACTGGGCTCCGTGTACGAGTCGCTGCTGGAGCTGGAGCCGAAGCACAGCACCGCCGACCGTACGTTCACGCTGGTCGAGGTCGCGGGCAACACCCGTAAGACGACGGGTAGTTACTACACCCCGTCCTCGCTCATCGAGTGCTTGTTGGACTCGACTCTGGACCCGGTGATACGGGACGCGGTGAAGCGGGGCGAGGAGGCGGCGTCGGAGTCGGGGGCGGCCGACCCGGCGGACGCGATCGTGGACGAGTTGCTGTCACTTACGGTGTGCGACCCGGCGTGCGGCTCGGGGCACTTCCTGGTGGCGTCGGCCAGGCGCATCGCCAAGCAGGTTGCGGCGGTGCGGGAGCGGAACCCCGAGCCGACGTTGGACGCGGTGCGGCATGCGCTGCATGAGGTCGTCGCCCGGTGCATCTACGGCGTGGACCTCAACCCGATGGCTGTGGAGCTGGCCAAGGTGTCGCTGTGGCTGGAGGCGCTGGAGCCGGGGAAGCCGCTTGGGTTCCTTGACGCGCACGTAAAGCATGGCAACGGGTTGATCGGGGCGACGCCGAAGCTGCTGCGGGACGGGATTCCCGACGATGCGTTCATCGCCACGGAGGGCGACGACAAGAAGCACGCGAAGGCGCTGGAGAAGATCAACCAGCAGGAGCGGATCGGACAGGGCAGCCTGTTCGACATCAGCGACGAATCGGTCCAGGTCGCCAACACCGTTTTCGCCAGAGGGCTTCGGTCCATCACGCTGGCTCAGGCGGAGGAGCTGGCGGACGTGCGCCGCCAGGAGGAGGCGTACGAGGAGTGGGCGGGCTCCTCGGCGTACCAGCGGGCCCGGCTTGTCGCCGACGCCTGGTGCGCGGCGTTCGTGTGGCTCAAGACGCCTGAGGGTCCGCGCGCGGTGACGCATTCGGTGTTCAAGGCGCTGGAGGACCCGAGTGGCGGGGGTGTCGCCGCAGAGACCGGCGTCGAGATCGAGCGGCTGCGTGACCGGTACAACTTCTTCCACTGGCACTTGGAGTTCCCCGAGGTCTTCTCCGTTCCGGAGAATGGCCAGGGAGTTTCCTCTGAGACAGGCTGGGCTGGCGGCTTTGACTCAGTGGTGGGTAACCCGCCGTGGGACAGCGTGGACTTCCGCGAGCAGGAGTTCTTCGCCCATCGTGCTCCTGAGATCGCGGAAGCATCCCGCGCGTCCGTCCGCAAGAACATGATCGAGACGCTCAAACACTCTCCAGACACCCTTTCGCTGTTTGAGGAGTTCCAGGCGGGCAAGCGAAAGGTGTACGCCGAGAGCCACTTCCTGCGGCGGTCGGGGCGGGTTCCGCTGACCGGTCAGGGGAACCTCAACACCTACTCGGTCTTCACGGAGACAGACCGCGTCCTACTCGGGCCGAAGGGGCGTGCGGGGGTGATCGTGCCGACGGGGATCGTGACGGACGCACGGACGCAGTACTTCTCAAAAGACCTAGTTCAGAGCGGGTCGATCGCCGTGTTGTACGACTTCGAAAACGCGGCACCGCTCTTTCCCGGAGTGCACCGCTCGTTCAAGTTCAGCATCCTGTCGATCACGGGGCGGTCGCTATGCGAACCGGCAGCACGGTTTGCATTCTTCCTCCACGACCCGGCCGAACTGGATGACGCGGAGAAGGCGTTCGCGCTGACACCAGAAGAGATCGAGCTCCTCAATCCGAACACCGGAACCCTCCCGATTTTCAGGTCTCGTCGGGATGCCGAGGTAACTCTGCGAATGTACCGGCAGCTACCCGTTTTCTGGAAGGAGGGCCAGCCCAGCAGTAACCCGTGGGGCACATCGTTCCTCCGGATGTATGACATGGGCCACGACTCTGCTCTCCTCAACCCCCGCCAAGATCTCGAAGCCTTTGGCTGGACACTTGAGGGCAACGTCTTCACCAGGCACGGGGAGCGGATGCTCCCCCTGTACGAGGCAAAGATGCTCCACCACTACGACCACCGGTGGGCCACATACGGCACCGAAGACGACACTCGGCCCCTCCCACCGGAGGAGAAGGACGACAGCGAAGCGCTGGTCTTGCCCCGGTACTGGGTGTCAGAAGAGGACACGCCGTCCGGCAAGTTCGACAAGAACGGCGAGGAGATTCCTGTCGCGGGGGTCCGAAAGCGCCTCGCCGAGAAAGAATGGCCGAATAGCTTCCTTCTCGGCTGGCGGGATATCTGCCGGTCCACCGACGAGAGAAGCATGATTAGCGCTCTAATGCCGATGGTAGGCGTGGGACACAAATTCCTGCTGGCCATGTCACTGTCACCCGAACTCCTCGGAGCCGCCTGGTCGTCATTCGCATTTGACTACGCGGCTCGCCAGAGCATCGGCGGCACCTCCATGAGCTTCTTCATCGTCAAGCAGCTCCCGGTACCCACCCCAACCCAACTCTCCCCTCACTCGAGCTTCATCGTGCCGCGCGTCCTTGAACTCGTATACACCGCGAATGACATGAAAAGCCTCGCCACCTATCTCGGCGATACCGGCTCCCCCTTCCACTGGAACCAGAAGCGCCGCCAGCAAATCCGCGCGGAACTAGACTCCCTCTTCTTCCACCTCTACGGCATCTCCCGCGAGGACGCCGACTACATCCTCGACACCTTCCCCATCGTCCGCCGCAAGGACGAGGCCAAGCACGGTTCGTACCGCACCAAGGAACTGATCCTCGCCGAGTACGACCGCATGGCCGCCGCCGGGCTCACCCTGGAGACCCCACTCATCGAGGGCGAAAACTACACCTCCACACTCGCACCACCCCCAGGCCACGGCCCCCGCCACCCCGCCTGA
- a CDS encoding DEAD/DEAH box helicase, translating to MALTYSAGSLVKARGREWVVLPESRPDLLVLRPLGGSDDDIAAVFPAFEAVDEAKFAPPEPGDLGDQRAAGLLRTALRVGFRSGAGPFRSLAGIAVEPRAYQLVPLLMALRQKTVRMLISDDVGIGKTIEASLVASELLAQGEANGLAVLCSPALAEQWQQELRSKFGIDAELVLSSTVSRLERGLDLGQSLFDKYPQVIVSTDFIKSPRHRDDFVRHCPDLVIVDEAHTCVVADDTSTASQNQLRYELLRRVAQDETRHLLLVTATPHSGKESAFRNLLGLVKPELADVSLDSEAGRKLLAQHFVARKRADVRQYLTKEDGLTDDSLAERTAFPSDRYFKDETYKLSPEYRALLDDAIAYASERVEQAGSQGKREARIAWWSAIALLRSLVSSPRAAAQTLRTRSAAAIAASAEEADKLGAPLNSDAADSDAMEGMDVAPGAETTEDPRSHLAELAYIAAQLEGPAKDLKLKALIKHLKALLADGHNPIVFCRYIPTAEYLAAQLENDKDSGRRGPLGARTVVKAVTGTLSPQQRLERIEKLAEEAGGDAAARRVLIATDCLSEGVNLQHHFDAVVHYDLAWNPTRHDQREGRVDRYGQRKDQVRVITLYGDDNGIDGKVLEVLIKKHRQIKKDLGISVSVPDELSTGVTDAIVEWLLMRGREDQDALFSADAFKASTAKLDSDWNSAAEREKASRSRFAQRSVHPQEVAREVAAVREALGGAGEVDTFVRESLGALGAVLRGDGEDFTAQVGGTPIGLRDALAPTVGAEVIEKDRPIPFRADPAVARGEAALVRTDPVVGALASHVLNAALDTQADGARPARRCGVVTTDAVGTLTTLLLVRYRFHLTLPSRSGEKQLVAEDARLVAFEGSARKAEWLPPERARDLLDATASESTDRHYAERTMTRLLTQLPDVYGHLETYGEELAAELDASHRRVRQASGEIVRGLSVTVQKPADVLGAYVYLPAAPSVPAVAPAAPGVSA from the coding sequence ATGGCACTCACGTACTCCGCCGGTTCCCTGGTGAAGGCCCGCGGCCGGGAATGGGTCGTGCTTCCCGAGAGCAGGCCCGATCTGCTCGTCCTGCGTCCGCTGGGCGGCTCGGATGACGACATCGCCGCCGTGTTCCCGGCGTTCGAGGCGGTGGACGAGGCGAAGTTCGCGCCGCCGGAGCCGGGCGACCTCGGCGACCAGCGGGCGGCGGGCCTGCTGCGTACGGCGCTGCGCGTCGGTTTCCGTTCGGGCGCGGGACCGTTCCGCTCGCTGGCCGGGATCGCGGTGGAGCCGCGCGCGTATCAGCTGGTTCCTCTTCTGATGGCCCTGCGGCAGAAGACGGTCCGGATGCTGATCTCCGATGACGTCGGCATCGGCAAGACGATCGAGGCGAGCCTGGTCGCGAGCGAACTCCTCGCGCAGGGCGAGGCGAACGGCCTGGCAGTCCTCTGCTCGCCCGCGCTCGCCGAGCAGTGGCAGCAGGAGCTGCGCTCGAAGTTCGGCATCGACGCGGAGCTGGTCCTCTCCTCGACGGTCTCGCGCCTCGAACGGGGCCTGGACCTCGGCCAGTCCCTCTTCGACAAGTACCCGCAGGTGATCGTCTCGACGGACTTCATCAAGTCGCCGCGCCACCGCGACGACTTCGTACGTCACTGCCCGGACCTGGTGATCGTCGACGAGGCCCACACCTGCGTGGTCGCCGACGACACCTCGACGGCCTCGCAGAACCAGCTCCGCTACGAACTGCTGCGCCGCGTCGCGCAGGACGAGACCCGGCACCTGCTGCTCGTGACGGCGACCCCGCACAGTGGAAAGGAGTCCGCGTTCCGCAACCTCCTCGGCCTGGTCAAGCCCGAACTGGCCGACGTGAGCCTGGATTCGGAGGCGGGCAGGAAGCTCCTCGCCCAGCACTTCGTGGCGCGCAAGCGGGCGGACGTACGCCAGTACCTCACCAAGGAAGACGGTCTGACCGACGACTCCCTGGCGGAGCGGACGGCGTTCCCCTCGGACCGTTACTTCAAGGACGAGACGTACAAGCTGTCCCCGGAGTACCGGGCCCTGCTCGACGACGCGATCGCGTACGCGAGTGAGCGCGTCGAGCAGGCGGGCAGTCAGGGCAAGCGGGAGGCGCGCATCGCCTGGTGGTCGGCGATCGCCCTGCTCCGCTCGCTGGTGTCGTCCCCGCGCGCCGCCGCGCAGACGCTGCGGACCCGCTCGGCGGCGGCGATCGCCGCGTCGGCGGAGGAGGCCGACAAGCTCGGCGCCCCGCTCAACAGCGACGCGGCCGACAGCGACGCGATGGAGGGCATGGACGTCGCACCGGGCGCGGAGACTACCGAGGACCCACGCTCGCACCTCGCCGAACTCGCGTACATCGCGGCGCAGTTGGAAGGCCCGGCGAAGGACCTGAAGCTGAAGGCGCTGATCAAGCACCTCAAGGCGCTGCTCGCGGACGGCCACAACCCGATCGTGTTCTGCCGCTACATCCCGACGGCCGAGTACCTCGCCGCCCAGCTGGAGAACGACAAGGACTCCGGCAGGCGCGGCCCGCTCGGCGCCAGGACCGTCGTCAAGGCGGTCACCGGCACGCTCTCCCCGCAGCAGCGCCTGGAGCGCATCGAGAAGCTCGCCGAGGAGGCCGGCGGGGACGCCGCCGCCCGCCGCGTCCTGATCGCGACGGACTGCCTCTCGGAGGGCGTCAACCTCCAGCACCACTTCGACGCCGTCGTCCACTACGACCTGGCCTGGAACCCGACCCGCCACGACCAGCGCGAGGGCCGCGTCGACCGCTACGGCCAACGAAAGGACCAGGTTCGGGTCATCACGCTGTACGGCGACGACAACGGCATCGACGGCAAGGTCCTCGAAGTCCTCATCAAGAAGCACCGCCAGATCAAGAAGGACCTCGGCATCTCCGTCTCCGTGCCCGACGAGCTGTCGACGGGCGTCACGGACGCCATCGTGGAGTGGCTGTTGATGCGGGGCCGCGAGGACCAGGACGCCCTGTTCAGCGCGGACGCGTTCAAGGCGAGCACGGCGAAGCTGGACAGCGACTGGAACTCGGCGGCTGAACGCGAGAAGGCGTCACGCTCGCGGTTCGCACAGCGCTCCGTGCATCCGCAGGAGGTGGCCCGCGAGGTCGCGGCGGTCCGCGAGGCGCTGGGCGGCGCGGGCGAGGTCGACACGTTCGTACGGGAGTCGCTGGGCGCGCTCGGTGCCGTACTCCGCGGTGACGGCGAGGACTTCACGGCCCAGGTCGGCGGCACGCCCATCGGCCTGCGGGACGCGCTCGCCCCGACGGTCGGCGCGGAGGTCATCGAGAAGGACCGCCCGATCCCGTTCCGCGCGGACCCGGCGGTGGCGCGGGGTGAGGCGGCGCTCGTCCGGACGGACCCGGTCGTGGGCGCCCTCGCGTCCCACGTCCTCAACGCCGCCCTGGACACCCAGGCGGACGGTGCCCGCCCGGCCCGCCGCTGCGGCGTGGTCACCACGGACGCGGTCGGCACGCTCACCACCCTTCTTCTGGTCCGCTACCGCTTCCACCTCACGCTGCCCTCCCGCAGCGGCGAGAAGCAGCTGGTCGCGGAGGACGCCCGGCTGGTCGCCTTCGAGGGCTCGGCGAGGAAGGCGGAGTGGCTGCCGCCGGAGCGGGCACGGGACCTGCTCGACGCGACAGCGTCGGAGAGCACGGACCGCCACTACGCCGAGCGCACCATGACCCGGCTCCTCACACAGCTCCCCGACGTATACGGCCATCTGGAGACGTACGGCGAGGAGCTGGCCGCCGAGCTGGACGCCTCGCACCGCCGGGTGCGCCAGGCGTCCGGCGAGATCGTCCGCGGCCTGTCCGTCACCGTGCAGAAGCCCGCCGACGTCCTCGGCGCGTACGTGTACCTGCCCGCCGCCCCTTCCGTCCCGGCCGTCGCCCCCGCTGCTCCTGGAGTGTCCGCCTGA